Proteins from a genomic interval of Croceicoccus naphthovorans:
- a CDS encoding MerR family transcriptional regulator, which translates to MQDTLFEDGKDPQAFRTIGEVSSALDIKPHVLRYWEEQFPMLRPVKRSGGRRYYRPGDIDLLQTIDRLLNEEGYTIRGAIKAIEDGAAKPAEPAPPPGPSPEMVARLRGAMETLKASGVDGSREPPKPERKDVLLHARLRALREKLASALIE; encoded by the coding sequence ATGCAGGACACGCTTTTCGAGGACGGCAAGGATCCGCAGGCCTTCCGCACGATCGGAGAGGTCTCGTCCGCGCTCGACATAAAACCGCACGTCCTGCGCTATTGGGAAGAGCAGTTTCCGATGCTGCGCCCGGTAAAGCGCAGCGGCGGGCGGCGCTATTACCGGCCCGGGGATATCGACCTGTTGCAGACGATAGACCGGCTTTTGAACGAGGAAGGCTACACCATTCGCGGCGCGATAAAGGCGATCGAGGATGGCGCGGCCAAGCCAGCCGAACCTGCTCCGCCGCCGGGGCCGTCGCCCGAAATGGTGGCGCGCCTGCGCGGCGCGATGGAAACGCTAAAGGCCAGCGGCGTCGACGGATCGCGCGAACCACCCAAGCCGGAGCGGAAGGACGTACTGCTCCACGCGCGCCTGCGGGCATTGCGCGAAAAGCTGGCGAGTGCGTTGATCGAGTGA
- a CDS encoding ATP-dependent DNA helicase, whose protein sequence is MATTPLPEPVPLPALHASHSGCWLSDAAGNVRGMSRGEAIMAAAETPLLMLNAPLVASRLGYPELSGLDLLELFAFVHPARFMVPTPKGLAEALNLPLPEHEGEVPGLLARAAARLFEHCEAADWAEREGAHGVLQALARLKWPWSGLLAPHVARPERAERWLFARLPEWEEKPPRPQPAHVVLEPDAVGTQLDALTGADAERREGQHAYARDAAHVFAPRPEKGRPNVVLAEAGTGVGKTLGYLAPASLWSRAAGGTVWVSTYTKALQRQLRRESRRAWGPDDDRETPSVVVRKGRENYLCLLNLEDALQGGFQNRAGIFAQLVARWAAYSEDGDMVGGDLPGWLPTLFRRRGLAALTDRRGECVYAACPHYRKCFIERAARQSAHADLVIANHALVMVHAARGGEREGQQRPSRVIFDEGHHLFDAADSTFAVALSGSEAIEMRRWVIGPEGKSKGRRRGLAARLADVASYDEDGERAIAAAREAASALPSDGWLARIAESQPWGPFESLFAAVRRLTHARDEAGSEAGYGLETEAVDLDGAFLDAATQARDALASLRQPLMKLAARLEAILTDPPDWLDPQGRQRIEGARHSLSWRIDTLTAWEALLARLGGPADPDFVDWLAVDRAEAREFDIAIHRRWLDPMRPFAATVLEPAHGVLQTSATLCDRTPDGHDWDRAVRRSGAAALGLNPRMTEAESPFDYARQAQVIIVTDVKKGDIAGLAAAYGRLIEASKGGVLGLFTAIRRLRAVHARIADRLARNGLPLFAQHVDPIDTGTLVDIFRDDPRASLLGTDALRDGVDVPGDSLRLVIMEQVPWPKPSILHRARRAASGGGREERQAHDDAIVRARLAQAFGRLIRSRDDTGAFVVLSAAFPSRLLSAFPPGTPVTRTTLDDALQILQPGVSLGKAAATEQEI, encoded by the coding sequence ATGGCGACAACGCCCCTTCCCGAACCCGTTCCGCTGCCCGCGCTCCACGCCAGCCATTCCGGCTGCTGGCTGTCCGATGCGGCGGGCAACGTGCGCGGCATGTCGCGGGGCGAAGCGATCATGGCGGCGGCGGAAACCCCGCTGCTGATGCTGAACGCGCCGCTGGTCGCCAGCCGCCTTGGCTATCCCGAATTGTCGGGGCTGGACCTGCTGGAACTGTTCGCGTTCGTCCATCCGGCGCGGTTCATGGTGCCGACGCCAAAGGGGCTGGCAGAGGCGCTTAACCTGCCCCTGCCCGAACACGAAGGCGAAGTCCCCGGCCTGCTGGCCCGCGCCGCCGCGCGCCTGTTCGAACATTGCGAGGCGGCGGACTGGGCCGAGCGCGAGGGCGCGCATGGCGTGTTGCAGGCGCTGGCGCGGTTGAAATGGCCGTGGTCGGGCCTGCTCGCCCCGCATGTCGCGCGGCCCGAACGCGCCGAGCGTTGGCTCTTCGCCCGATTGCCAGAGTGGGAGGAAAAGCCGCCCCGCCCGCAGCCGGCGCATGTCGTGCTGGAACCCGATGCGGTGGGCACGCAGCTCGACGCGCTGACCGGCGCGGATGCCGAACGGCGAGAGGGTCAGCACGCCTATGCCCGCGATGCCGCGCATGTCTTCGCCCCGCGCCCCGAAAAAGGCCGCCCCAACGTGGTTCTGGCAGAAGCGGGCACCGGCGTCGGCAAGACGCTGGGCTATCTGGCCCCTGCCTCGCTATGGTCCCGCGCTGCGGGCGGCACGGTGTGGGTGTCGACTTATACCAAGGCGCTGCAACGCCAGCTTCGCCGCGAGAGCCGCCGTGCATGGGGGCCGGACGACGACCGCGAAACGCCCTCAGTCGTCGTGCGCAAAGGCCGCGAGAATTACCTCTGCCTGCTGAACCTGGAAGACGCGCTGCAAGGCGGGTTTCAGAACCGTGCCGGAATCTTCGCGCAACTCGTGGCGCGCTGGGCCGCCTATAGCGAGGACGGCGACATGGTCGGCGGCGATCTGCCCGGTTGGCTGCCCACGCTGTTCCGCCGCCGCGGTCTTGCCGCGCTGACCGACCGGCGGGGCGAGTGCGTCTATGCCGCCTGCCCGCATTACCGAAAATGCTTTATCGAACGCGCCGCGCGGCAGTCCGCGCACGCCGACCTCGTCATCGCCAATCACGCGCTGGTCATGGTCCACGCCGCGCGCGGTGGCGAACGCGAGGGCCAACAACGCCCCAGCCGCGTTATCTTTGACGAAGGGCACCACCTGTTCGACGCCGCCGATTCAACCTTCGCCGTCGCCCTGTCGGGCAGCGAGGCAATCGAAATGCGCCGCTGGGTCATCGGACCGGAGGGCAAGTCGAAAGGCCGCCGCCGGGGCCTTGCCGCGCGCCTAGCCGACGTCGCCAGCTATGACGAAGACGGCGAACGCGCCATCGCCGCCGCGCGCGAAGCGGCCAGCGCCCTGCCCTCTGACGGTTGGCTGGCCCGTATTGCCGAGAGCCAGCCGTGGGGCCCGTTCGAAAGCCTGTTCGCCGCCGTCCGCCGCCTGACCCACGCGCGCGATGAGGCTGGCAGCGAGGCGGGCTATGGGCTGGAGACCGAGGCAGTCGACCTCGACGGAGCGTTCCTCGACGCCGCGACACAGGCCCGCGATGCGCTGGCCAGCCTGCGCCAGCCGCTGATGAAGCTGGCCGCGCGGCTGGAGGCGATCCTGACCGACCCGCCGGACTGGCTGGACCCGCAAGGGCGTCAGCGGATCGAGGGCGCGCGCCATTCGCTTAGCTGGCGGATCGACACATTGACCGCTTGGGAAGCGTTGCTGGCGCGGCTCGGCGGGCCAGCCGATCCCGATTTCGTCGACTGGCTGGCAGTCGACCGAGCCGAAGCGCGCGAATTCGATATCGCCATCCACCGCCGCTGGCTCGATCCGATGCGCCCCTTTGCCGCGACCGTCCTCGAACCCGCGCACGGCGTGTTGCAGACCAGCGCCACGCTCTGCGACCGAACGCCCGACGGGCACGACTGGGACCGCGCCGTGCGGCGATCCGGCGCGGCGGCGCTGGGCCTGAACCCGCGCATGACCGAGGCGGAGAGCCCGTTCGACTATGCCCGCCAGGCGCAGGTCATCATCGTCACCGACGTGAAAAAGGGCGACATCGCGGGCCTAGCCGCCGCCTATGGCCGGTTGATAGAGGCGAGCAAGGGCGGCGTGCTGGGCCTGTTCACTGCGATCCGCCGATTGCGCGCCGTGCACGCCCGCATCGCCGACCGGCTGGCCCGCAATGGGCTGCCGCTGTTCGCGCAGCACGTCGACCCGATCGATACCGGCACGCTGGTCGACATCTTCCGCGACGACCCCCGCGCCAGCCTGCTGGGCACCGATGCCCTGCGTGACGGAGTCGACGTGCCGGGGGATTCGCTTCGGCTAGTCATCATGGAGCAGGTGCCGTGGCCCAAACCGTCGATCCTGCACCGCGCACGCCGCGCGGCATCGGGCGGCGGGAGAGAGGAACGGCAGGCCCACGACGATGCCATCGTCCGGGCGCGATTGGCGCAGGCGTTCGGGCGGCTGATCCGGTCACGCGACGATACCGGGGCTTTTGTCGTGCTCTCTGCCGCCTTCCCGTCGCGGCTGCTTTCAGCGTTCCCGCCGGGCACGCCTGTCACACGCACGACACTCGACGACGCTTTACAAATCTTGCAGCCGGGTGTTTCCTTGGGCAAAGCGGCTGCAACCGAACAAGAGATTTAA
- the rpmF gene encoding 50S ribosomal protein L32, protein MAVPKRKVSPHRRGNRRAHDALKVEAFHECPNCGELKRPHNLCDACGHYNGREIVSVGL, encoded by the coding sequence ATGGCTGTTCCGAAGAGAAAAGTATCGCCGCATCGTCGCGGCAACCGCCGCGCACACGACGCGCTGAAGGTAGAGGCGTTCCACGAATGCCCGAATTGCGGAGAGCTGAAGCGCCCGCACAACCTTTGCGACGCCTGCGGCCATTACAACGGGCGCGAGATCGTTTCCGTCGGGCTCTGA
- a CDS encoding S24 family peptidase — protein sequence MVNDPARIKLVELAEGRNASLSALSKLIGRNPTYLQQFIRKGSPRKLEENDRRTLARFFGVDESELGAPDDSEKSYARVSGGQRRGNWIGIPRLALGASAGPGALADDDRPVGHLGFSEGWLREMGLTPNALTALSVAGDSMDPTLSDGDEILVARADAQPGGRLRDGIHVIRRDGTLLVKRLLFEREGRVSVISDNKAYPSDADVSLDEVEVLGRVVWKGGRI from the coding sequence ATGGTTAACGATCCTGCACGCATCAAACTCGTCGAACTGGCAGAGGGGCGGAATGCCTCGCTTTCTGCGCTGTCGAAGCTGATCGGACGAAATCCGACTTACCTTCAACAATTTATCCGTAAAGGTAGCCCGCGAAAGCTGGAGGAGAACGACCGGCGCACGCTGGCCCGGTTCTTTGGCGTGGACGAATCGGAGCTGGGCGCGCCGGACGATTCGGAAAAATCCTACGCGCGGGTTTCAGGGGGGCAGCGCCGGGGTAACTGGATCGGCATCCCGCGCCTTGCACTGGGGGCTTCGGCGGGGCCGGGCGCGCTGGCGGATGATGACCGTCCGGTGGGCCATCTGGGATTTTCGGAAGGCTGGTTGCGCGAAATGGGACTGACCCCGAATGCGCTGACCGCGCTGTCGGTCGCGGGCGATTCGATGGACCCGACGCTGTCCGATGGTGACGAAATCCTCGTCGCTCGCGCCGATGCCCAGCCGGGCGGACGCTTGCGCGACGGCATTCACGTGATCCGCCGGGACGGGACGCTGCTGGTCAAACGCCTGCTGTTCGAGCGCGAGGGACGGGTCTCGGTGATTTCGGACAACAAGGCCTATCCGTCCGACGCGGATGTCTCTCTGGACGAGGTGGAGGTGCTGGGGCGCGTTGTCTGGAAGGGTGGGCGGATTTAG
- a CDS encoding integration host factor subunit alpha — MRSVGTLTRADLADIVHHKVGLSRADSLTMVESILRLMCDAMGKGENVKISGFGTFLLRDKGERIGRNPKTGVEVPITPRRVMTFRASQMMKERVSGL, encoded by the coding sequence ATGCGTTCTGTCGGAACACTGACGCGGGCCGATCTGGCCGATATCGTTCATCACAAGGTCGGTCTCAGCCGCGCCGATTCGTTGACCATGGTCGAATCGATTCTGCGCCTGATGTGCGATGCGATGGGCAAGGGTGAGAACGTGAAAATTTCGGGATTTGGCACGTTCCTTCTGCGCGACAAGGGCGAACGGATCGGTCGCAATCCCAAGACCGGGGTCGAGGTGCCGATCACGCCGCGCCGGGTGATGACCTTCCGCGCCAGCCAGATGATGAAGGAGCGGGTGAGCGGCCTGTAA
- a CDS encoding MBL fold metallo-hydrolase: MTNPTTEPPMRAAIVPVTPLQQNCSLIWCTKTMKGAVIDPGGDLPRIKDAVAKAGIALEKVLVTHGHLDHCGNAGVFAKEMGVPIEGPEEADRFWIARLDDDGGRWGMEAHTFEPDRWLKHGDTVTVGDLTLDVVHCPGHTPGHVVFYHAPSQFAVVGDVLFKGSIGRTDFPMSNHQDLIDSITQRLWPLGDDVTFIPGHGPISTFGAERQTNPFVADMALKQ, encoded by the coding sequence ATGACCAATCCCACTACAGAACCCCCGATGCGCGCCGCCATCGTGCCCGTCACGCCGCTTCAGCAGAACTGCTCTTTGATCTGGTGCACCAAGACGATGAAGGGCGCAGTGATCGATCCGGGCGGCGACCTGCCGCGCATCAAGGATGCCGTGGCCAAGGCGGGGATCGCGCTGGAAAAGGTGCTTGTCACCCACGGCCATCTTGACCACTGCGGCAACGCGGGCGTCTTTGCCAAGGAAATGGGCGTGCCGATCGAGGGGCCGGAAGAGGCTGACCGCTTCTGGATCGCGCGGCTGGATGACGATGGCGGACGCTGGGGGATGGAGGCGCATACGTTCGAGCCGGACCGCTGGCTGAAGCATGGCGATACCGTCACCGTCGGGGACCTCACGCTGGATGTCGTGCATTGCCCCGGCCACACGCCGGGTCATGTCGTGTTCTATCACGCGCCGTCGCAGTTCGCGGTGGTGGGCGACGTCCTGTTCAAGGGTTCGATCGGCCGCACCGATTTTCCCATGAGCAACCATCAGGACCTGATCGATTCGATCACGCAGCGCCTCTGGCCGCTGGGCGACGACGTGACCTTTATTCCGGGCCACGGGCCGATCAGCACGTTCGGGGCAGAGCGGCAGACCAACCCCTTTGTCGCGGATATGGCCCTGAAGCAGTAG
- a CDS encoding SixA phosphatase family protein, producing the protein MKRLGLLRHAKSEEDRPTGHDFDRGLSPKGRRAAETMGRYIGKKIDAFDKILASPAVRVQETLNIALDAMGRAAPVDRTETRSLYLATHDSIEDVLEKMGGDADSILLVAHNPGLEDFVLDHVPNDGSCALRDIVATKYPTGAFALLELDIDNWADVSDAKAKLITLTRPRDLDPTLGPEMAN; encoded by the coding sequence TTGAAACGCTTGGGACTCCTGCGTCACGCGAAGTCGGAAGAAGACCGGCCCACCGGCCATGATTTCGACCGCGGACTAAGCCCCAAGGGCCGCCGCGCGGCAGAGACGATGGGCCGCTATATCGGCAAGAAGATCGACGCCTTCGACAAGATTCTGGCCAGCCCCGCGGTGCGCGTGCAGGAAACGCTGAACATCGCGCTGGACGCCATGGGCCGCGCCGCGCCGGTGGACAGGACCGAGACGCGCAGCCTCTATCTGGCCACCCACGATTCGATTGAGGACGTGCTTGAGAAGATGGGCGGCGATGCGGATTCGATTCTGCTGGTCGCGCATAATCCGGGGCTGGAGGACTTCGTGCTGGACCACGTGCCCAATGATGGCAGTTGCGCCCTGCGCGATATCGTGGCGACCAAGTACCCGACCGGGGCCTTCGCCCTGCTGGAACTGGATATCGACAACTGGGCCGATGTTTCCGATGCCAAGGCGAAACTGATCACGCTGACCCGCCCGCGCGATCTGGACCCGACCTTGGGGCCGGAGATGGCGAACTAG
- a CDS encoding thermonuclease family protein — protein MKWRKPFKAVPLHKKDGTTIPFRQPRKGTLLFNQIKGNPRFEDSAPSRKEPINWWAIALTFVSVVLLGLGLSMRYGNLQFGSDQPEAVSAAELPVAGPQDTLSATFALCGGGNRSDCVVDGDTFWLAGEKYRVLDINTPETSTPRCDREYELGQAATRRFIELLNAGPFRLESGAEETDRYGRKLRRVMRGQQSLGDVLVAEGLAENWQGFRRDWC, from the coding sequence GTGAAGTGGCGCAAGCCGTTCAAGGCGGTGCCGCTGCACAAAAAGGATGGGACGACGATCCCGTTTCGCCAGCCGCGCAAGGGCACGCTGCTGTTCAACCAGATCAAGGGCAACCCGCGCTTCGAAGACTCCGCCCCGTCGCGCAAGGAACCGATCAACTGGTGGGCCATCGCCCTCACCTTCGTCTCGGTCGTCCTGCTCGGTCTTGGCCTGTCGATGCGCTATGGCAATCTGCAATTCGGCAGCGACCAGCCCGAGGCTGTTTCCGCCGCTGAACTCCCGGTGGCGGGGCCGCAAGACACCCTGTCCGCAACATTCGCGCTGTGCGGCGGTGGCAATCGCAGCGACTGCGTCGTCGATGGCGATACGTTCTGGCTGGCGGGCGAGAAATACCGGGTGCTCGACATCAACACCCCCGAAACGTCGACCCCGCGCTGCGATCGGGAATACGAGCTTGGCCAAGCCGCCACGAGGCGCTTTATCGAGCTGCTCAATGCCGGACCGTTCCGCCTCGAATCCGGGGCAGAGGAGACCGACCGCTATGGCCGCAAACTGCGCCGGGTGATGCGCGGGCAGCAATCGCTGGGCGATGTGCTGGTGGCCGAAGGGCTGGCCGAAAACTGGCAGGGTTTCCGCCGCGACTGGTGTTAA
- a CDS encoding DUF1294 domain-containing protein — protein MQAGGELRRVYEALANRTYGSVMLAWILPVLALLNLWTFLQFRRDKLFAIDGARRIPEADLLMLALLGGTAGAFAGRKVFRHKTRKEPFSTYLQIIATLQIGAIIGFFVI, from the coding sequence ATGCAAGCGGGGGGCGAGCTGAGGAGGGTTTACGAGGCCTTAGCAAATCGCACCTATGGGAGCGTTATGCTTGCTTGGATCCTGCCTGTGTTGGCGCTCCTAAATCTCTGGACGTTTCTGCAGTTTCGCAGGGATAAGCTTTTCGCCATCGATGGCGCTCGCCGTATTCCCGAGGCAGACCTGTTGATGCTTGCCCTTCTTGGCGGAACAGCCGGTGCCTTTGCCGGTCGCAAGGTCTTTCGCCACAAGACGCGCAAAGAACCGTTTTCAACCTATCTGCAAATCATTGCGACGCTGCAAATCGGCGCGATCATCGGTTTCTTCGTTATCTGA
- a CDS encoding GNAT family N-acetyltransferase, with amino-acid sequence MSVFTADDAANAHVLMARAYADGGGSVGPFDAWWSALSSDAEYDPKAMFAIREGGRLVGFVHCWSSGFIKDLVVAPEHQRQGLGRALVLRVFEYFTAAGREQVRLKVLRDNDKAIAFYRSLGMRNV; translated from the coding sequence TTGTCCGTTTTTACCGCAGATGACGCCGCCAACGCGCACGTCTTGATGGCCCGCGCCTATGCCGATGGTGGCGGATCGGTGGGACCGTTCGATGCATGGTGGTCGGCGCTCAGCAGCGATGCGGAGTACGACCCCAAGGCCATGTTCGCGATCCGGGAAGGCGGTCGGCTGGTCGGTTTCGTCCATTGCTGGTCGAGCGGGTTCATAAAAGATCTTGTCGTTGCGCCCGAACATCAAAGGCAAGGGCTGGGCCGCGCCCTGGTGCTTCGCGTCTTCGAATACTTCACAGCGGCTGGTAGAGAGCAGGTCCGCTTGAAGGTGTTGCGCGACAACGACAAGGCTATCGCGTTCTACCGCTCTCTGGGTATGCGCAACGTCTAG
- the plsX gene encoding phosphate acyltransferase PlsX — MSLPRIAIDAMGGDHGVRVMIEGAALARRRHDRFKFLLVGDEEQIKQALDNHPNMRGASEILHAPETVSGDEKPTQALRRARKTSMGLAIDAVKKGEAGAAVSGGNTGALMAMAKLSLRTMPGIDRPALAALMPTLGETDMVMLDLGANTDCDARNLVQFAIMGAAYSRIATGLAAPRVALLNIGTEEIKGTEALREASEQLRQADRKLAFSFGGFIEADKINRGAVDVVVTDGFSGNIALKAVEGAARFVTDLLKSAFQSSIRSKVGFLVSRPATELLKHHLDPNNHNGAVFLGLNGVVVKSHGSANAKGVANAVAVTARMLEEDLTDRITADLARGTGEGPGASGQAA; from the coding sequence ATGAGCTTGCCGCGTATCGCCATCGACGCGATGGGCGGCGACCATGGCGTGCGCGTCATGATCGAGGGGGCGGCGCTGGCACGGCGTCGTCACGATCGTTTCAAGTTCCTGCTGGTCGGCGATGAAGAGCAGATCAAGCAGGCGCTCGACAATCATCCCAACATGCGCGGCGCGTCGGAGATTCTACACGCGCCCGAAACCGTTTCGGGTGATGAAAAGCCGACGCAGGCCCTGCGCCGCGCGCGCAAGACCAGCATGGGCCTTGCGATAGACGCGGTGAAAAAGGGTGAGGCCGGGGCCGCCGTTTCGGGCGGCAACACCGGCGCTCTGATGGCGATGGCCAAGCTGTCGCTGCGCACGATGCCGGGGATCGACCGGCCCGCGCTGGCCGCGCTGATGCCCACGCTGGGCGAAACCGACATGGTCATGCTCGATCTTGGCGCGAACACCGATTGCGATGCGCGCAACCTGGTGCAGTTCGCGATCATGGGCGCGGCCTATTCGCGTATCGCCACCGGGCTTGCCGCACCGCGCGTCGCGCTGCTCAATATCGGTACCGAAGAGATCAAGGGTACAGAGGCCCTGCGCGAGGCATCGGAACAGCTGCGGCAGGCCGATCGCAAGCTGGCGTTCTCTTTCGGCGGCTTTATCGAGGCGGACAAGATCAATCGCGGCGCGGTCGACGTTGTCGTGACCGACGGGTTCTCGGGCAACATCGCGCTGAAGGCCGTGGAAGGCGCGGCGCGATTCGTGACGGATTTGCTGAAAAGCGCGTTCCAGTCCTCGATCCGATCGAAGGTGGGCTTTCTGGTCAGCCGTCCGGCAACCGAATTGTTGAAGCACCACCTCGACCCCAACAACCATAACGGCGCGGTCTTTCTGGGCCTGAACGGCGTCGTCGTGAAAAGCCACGGCAGCGCCAATGCCAAGGGCGTGGCCAATGCCGTTGCGGTTACCGCGCGGATGCTGGAGGAAGACCTGACCGACCGTATCACCGCCGACCTTGCACGCGGCACTGGCGAAGGCCCCGGCGCATCGGGACAGGCGGCGTGA
- a CDS encoding phytoene/squalene synthase family protein: MQDRTQLVAHARRTIARGSKSFAAASMLFDRVTRERVWLLYAWCRAADDLADAQDMGGDLGDQSEAEARLATIRERTALALAGQPTGDASFDGLGVVAAECGLTQAMCDDVIAGFAMDAADWRPRDRDDMLQYCYHVAGAVGVMMAKVMGVPDDDGDTLASDTLDRACDLGIAFQLGNIVRDLWEDDAAGRCYLPVEWLVEADIPPGQHMKPIYREPLVAMVQQACLLARTYEASARIGAARLPFRSRWAILSATGIYGAIARKVEDAGEHGWDHRAFTSRFEKLGHVAGGLRASMAPPPEGCAEQAKGRPLTRLGFAERAREKGYAA; the protein is encoded by the coding sequence GTGCAGGACCGGACGCAACTGGTGGCCCATGCCCGGCGCACGATTGCGCGCGGGTCGAAAAGCTTTGCCGCCGCCTCGATGTTGTTCGACCGGGTGACGCGCGAACGGGTCTGGTTGCTCTATGCATGGTGCCGCGCAGCGGACGACCTTGCCGATGCGCAGGACATGGGCGGCGATCTGGGCGACCAGTCGGAGGCAGAGGCACGGCTGGCGACGATACGCGAACGCACCGCACTGGCGCTGGCGGGCCAGCCGACCGGCGATGCCTCTTTCGATGGGCTGGGCGTGGTTGCCGCCGAATGTGGTCTAACCCAAGCCATGTGCGACGACGTGATCGCCGGGTTTGCAATGGACGCTGCCGACTGGCGCCCGCGCGACCGGGACGACATGCTGCAATATTGCTATCACGTGGCTGGCGCGGTCGGGGTGATGATGGCCAAGGTGATGGGCGTGCCCGATGACGATGGCGATACGCTGGCCAGTGATACTTTGGACAGGGCTTGCGATCTGGGCATCGCGTTTCAATTGGGCAACATCGTCCGCGACTTGTGGGAAGATGACGCCGCCGGTCGCTGCTACCTGCCGGTCGAATGGCTGGTGGAGGCCGACATTCCGCCCGGCCAGCATATGAAGCCGATCTACCGCGAACCGCTGGTGGCGATGGTGCAACAGGCGTGCCTGCTGGCGCGCACTTACGAAGCGTCCGCCCGCATCGGCGCGGCGCGGTTGCCGTTCCGATCGCGCTGGGCGATCCTGTCGGCCACCGGCATCTATGGCGCGATCGCGCGCAAGGTGGAGGACGCGGGCGAACACGGCTGGGACCACCGCGCCTTTACCAGCCGGTTCGAGAAGCTGGGCCATGTCGCGGGCGGCCTGCGCGCCAGCATGGCACCGCCGCCCGAAGGCTGCGCAGAGCAGGCAAAGGGCCGCCCGCTGACCCGCCTTGGCTTTGCCGAACGTGCGCGGGAGAAAGGCTACGCCGCGTGA
- a CDS encoding beta-ketoacyl-ACP synthase III → MIKRAAVIGSGSALPAKAVSNAELAKQIDTSDEWIVERTGIKNRYIAGEGETTGTLATEAGRKAIEAAGLTPDQIDVIVLATATPDQTFPSTASSVQQALGCKSAFAFDVAAVCSGFLYALGTADSLLHRGMGKRALVIGAETFSRILDWEDRGTCVLFGDGAGAMVLELREYAEDEAATAPGLIATKLHTDGEHNGLLYVDGGPSTTQTVGKLRMAGREVFRHAVVNLANVLTEVLAETGHAASDIDWVVPHQANARILDATAKKLGLPAERMVKTVDQHANTSAASVPLAYDVAVKDGRIQPGDLVMLEAMGGGFTWGASLLRV, encoded by the coding sequence ATGATCAAGCGCGCAGCAGTCATCGGCAGCGGATCGGCCCTGCCGGCCAAGGCGGTTTCGAACGCGGAACTGGCGAAGCAGATCGATACAAGCGACGAATGGATCGTCGAACGGACCGGCATCAAGAACCGCTATATCGCGGGCGAGGGTGAGACGACCGGCACGCTGGCGACCGAAGCAGGACGCAAGGCGATCGAAGCGGCTGGCCTGACGCCGGATCAGATCGATGTGATCGTGTTGGCCACGGCCACGCCGGACCAGACCTTCCCCTCCACCGCCAGCAGCGTGCAACAGGCACTGGGCTGCAAGTCCGCCTTCGCGTTCGACGTGGCGGCGGTCTGTTCGGGCTTTCTTTATGCGCTGGGCACCGCCGATTCGTTGCTGCACCGGGGCATGGGCAAACGCGCGCTGGTGATCGGGGCGGAAACCTTCAGCCGTATTCTCGACTGGGAAGATCGCGGAACCTGCGTGCTGTTCGGCGACGGCGCGGGCGCGATGGTGCTGGAACTGCGCGAATATGCCGAGGATGAGGCCGCGACGGCCCCCGGCCTGATCGCGACCAAGCTCCACACCGATGGTGAGCATAACGGCTTGCTCTATGTCGATGGTGGGCCGTCGACGACGCAGACCGTGGGCAAGTTGCGGATGGCCGGGCGCGAGGTTTTCCGCCACGCCGTCGTCAATCTTGCTAATGTGCTGACCGAAGTGCTGGCCGAAACCGGTCATGCCGCGTCGGACATCGATTGGGTCGTGCCGCATCAGGCGAATGCCCGCATTCTCGATGCCACGGCCAAGAAACTGGGCCTGCCGGCAGAGCGCATGGTGAAGACCGTTGACCAGCATGCCAACACCTCTGCCGCGTCGGTGCCGCTGGCCTATGACGTCGCGGTAAAGGACGGGCGAATCCAGCCCGGCGATCTGGTCATGCTGGAGGCGATGGGCGGCGGATTCACCTGGGGTGCCAGCCTTTTGCGCGTGTGA